One region of Mus pahari chromosome 16, PAHARI_EIJ_v1.1, whole genome shotgun sequence genomic DNA includes:
- the Gdi2 gene encoding rab GDP dissociation inhibitor beta has product MNEEYDVIVLGTGLTECILSGIMSVNGKKVLHMDQNPYYGGESASITPLEDLYKRFKLPGQPPASMGRGRDWNVDLIPKFLMANGQLVKMLLFTEVTRYMDFKVIEGSFVYKGGKIYKVPSTEAEALASSLMGLFEKRRFRKFLVYVANFDEKDPRTLEGVDPKKTSMRDVYKKFDLGQDVIDFTGHSLALYRTDDYLDQPCCETINRIKLYSESLARYGKSPYLYPLYGLGELPQGFARLSAIYGGTYMLNKPIEEIIVQNGKVVGVKSEGEIARCKQLICDPSYVKDRVEKVGQVIRVICILSHHVKNDSQAVCCYLLLDIYVCMISFAHNVAAQGKYIAIVSTTVETKEPEKEIRPALELLEPIEQKFVSISDLFVPKDLGTDSQIFISRAYDATTHFETTCDDIKDIYKRMTGSEFDFEEMKRKKNDIYGED; this is encoded by the exons ATGAATGAGGAATACGACGTGATCGTGCTGGGCACCGGCCTGACG GAATGTATCCTGTCGGGGATAATGTCAGTAAATGGAAAGAAGGTTCTTCATATGGATCAGAATCCATACTATGGAGGAGAAAGTGCATCTATAACACCGCTGGAAGAT TTATACAAAAGATTTAAATTACCAGGACAACCGCCAGCATcgatggggagaggaagagactggAATGTTGACTTAATTCCCAAGTTCCTTATGGCCAATG GTCAGTTGGTGAAGATGCTGCTTTTCACAGAGGTCACTCGTTATATGGACTTCAAAGTGATTGAGGGAAGCTTTGTCTACAAGGGAGGAAAAATCTACAAGGTTCCTTCCACTGAAGCAGAAGCCCTGGCATCTA gctTAATGGGACTGTTTGAGAAACGCCGCTTCAGGAAGTTCTTGGTTTATGTTGCCAACTTTGATGAAAAAGATCCTAGAACTTTGGAGGGTGTTGATCCTAAGAAGACTTCCATGAGAGATGTGTATAAGAAGTTTGATTTGGGCCAAGATGTTATAGACTTTACTGGCCATTCTCTTGCACTGTACAGAACAGATGA CTACTTAGATCAGCCGTGTTGTGAAACCATTAATAGAATTAAACTTTACAGCGAGTCTTTGGCAAGATATGGTAAAAGCCCATACCTCTATCCGCTTTATGGTCTTGGAGAATTGCCTCAAGGATTTGCAAG GTTAAGTGCTATATATGGAGGTACCTACATGTTGAATAAACCAATTGAAGAAATCATTGTGCAAAATGGAAAAGTGGTTGGTGTAAAATCTGAAGGAGAG ATTGCTCGCTGTAAACAGCTCATATGTGATCCCAGCTATGTAAAAGACCGGGTTGAAAAAGTGGGCCAGGTAATCAGAGTGATCTGTAT tttgagccaccatgtg aaaaatgactcgcAAGCA GTATGTTGTTATTTGCTTCTAGATATCTATGTTTGCATGATCTCCTTTGCACATAATGTGGCAGCACAGGGCAAGTATATTGCCATTGTAAGTACAACTGTGGAGACCaaggaaccagagaaagaaatcagaccGGCTTTGGAGCTCTTGGAACCAATTGAACAGAA ATTTGTCAGCATCAGTGACCTCTTTGTACCTAAAGATTTGGGAACAGATAGTCAG ATCTTCATTTCCCGCGCCTATGATGCTACCACACACTTTGAGACAACCTGTGATGACATTAAAGATATCTACAAGAGGATGACAGGATCTGAGTTTGACTTTGAAGAAATGAAACGCAAGAAGAATGACATTTATGGAGAAGACTAA